GACTTATATTCGCTCATCAATTCATTCCAAATCGAATTAACGTGAAGTTAAACGACGACGCTCACGCGACAAACGCTTTGCTAGTCGCTTTACTGCTGCGGCTTTCATACGCTTTTTAGCCCAGGTTGGCTTTTCATAGTATTCACGCTTACGTGATTCAGTCAAAACACCTGCTTTTTCACAAGCACGTTTAAAACGACGTAGGGCCACATCAAATGGTTCGGTATCTCTTACTTTTACAATTGGCATAAAGCTCTTCTTCTTTAGATTTGATTAAAAATTCTGTCTAAACTGAAACCGAGTCTTCCTCAGCAGCAGCATTAAAGAAGAGGATTATAATTTTGCTTGACTCCTTTTGCAAATAAATTTGAGAAATTTTGTTAAAATCTTGGTTTATTTTTAAAGTCTGGTCATATCTTAATGAATAATTCACCTCAATCTACCTGCGTACTTGCTATTGAAAGCTCCTGTGATGAGAGTGCGGTCGCTATTTATGATAGTCATCAAGGGCTACTCGCTCACAACCTTTATAGTCAGGTTGAACTTCACGCTGAATATGGCGGCGTAGTACCCGAGTTGGCATCACGTGACCATATCCGCAAAATAACACCGCTTATTATGCAAACACTTGAGCAGGCTAAGCAGCCGAAGATTAACGGCATCGCCTATACTGCAGGCCCAGGACTTATTGGCGCCCTCTTATCAGGCGGTGCGATTGCACGAAGCCTGGCGTTTGCCTGGAATATACCTGCAATTGGCGTTCACCATATGGAAGGGCATTTGCTTGCGCCCATGCTAGAGGACAAGCCTCCCGCTTTCCCATTTATAGCCCTTTTAGTATCCGGTGGCCACAGCATGATTATTCGGGTTGATGGCATTGGGCGCTATAAACTACTGGGCGACACCCTCGACGATGCCGCTGGCGAAGCCTTTGACAAAACCGCTAAAATGATGGGGCTGGGCTATCCGGGTGGTCCGATGGTATCGAAACTCGCGCTCAGCGGCGACGAAACCCGCTATCGCTTTCCGCGACCGATGGTTGACCGCCCTGGCCTCGACATGAGCTTTAGCGGTTTAAAAACCTTTAGCTTAAATACCTGGAAAAAAGCACAAGCCCAAGGCGAAGATAATGACCAAACTCGCGCAGATATTTGTCGTGCTTTTGAACTGGCCGTCGCCGACACCTTAACGATTAAATGCAAACGCGCACTTGACCAAGAAGGCTTAAACCGAATCGTGGTATCCGGTGGCGTCAGCGCCAACCGCGAAATTCGCGCTAAACTAGATCAATTAATGGCAAAACGTAAAGGTCAGGCATTTTACCCAAGACTGGAGTTTTGTACCGACAATGCCGCGATGATTGCGTACGCGGGCGCACAACGCTTGATGGCTGGTGAGCAGAACGATTTAAACTTTGCCGCCAAGGCACGTTGGTCTTTAGAAGACCTTAGCGCCATTGATAGCCCTTGACTTACAAGAATTAAGGCTTCTTAGCCTTAATGAAGCTTTCTTCTCCACGAACCAGTCGTCCAATATTACTACGATGACGCCAGAATAAAACGGCCGTCATCAACCCAGTAACGATTACCCAACTGAGTTCGCCCGTTATAAAATACAGAAAAACAGGTGCTAAAAAAGTGGCCATTAAAGCCGACAAAGATGAAATCTTTAACACCTTAGCAACAAACAACCAAGTAACGACGGTCGCCAAACCGGCCCATAAATTAAGCGCTAACAACACGCCCAGCATGGTCGCCACACCTTTGCCGCCTTTAAACTGAAAAAATACTGGATAAAGGTGACCCAAAAACGCGGCTAGGCCTACCAGCACAATCCACACAGCATCAAAACCAAGCGCATGGGCTAACAACACAGGCAACACACCTTTTAGCATATCGCCCGCAAGCGTAATCCCCGCGGCCAGCTTGCCTTTATCTCCGCCAATCCGCAATACATTGGTCGCGCCGGGATTACCCGAGCCGGCTTCACGCGGATCACCCAAGCCCATTAGCTTGCACACAATAATAGCTGATGACACCGAACCTAATAAATAGGCTAAACCAACCAGGCCTGGTTGTAATAACAATTCGCTCATTCCATCACTTTCCTTTAAAATGTCGCTTAAAATGTCGCTAGATTTTAGCATTGAACGATCACTAGGAGCCTTAAAAATTGATGAATCAAGACTGCATTTACATTGAAGGCTTACGCATTGATTGCAAGATTGGCGTACACCACTGGGAAAAGGTCCAGAACCAACCCATTATTTTGGACATAAAACTCTATCAATCCATTCACCAAGCCGCGCAATCCGATGCGCTAAACGACACATTAGATTATTTTACGCTCAGCCAGCAACTAGATGAACTTTGCCAACAAACCATCTACAATCTAATTGAAACGCTAGCCGAAAAAATTTGCCAGCACATCTTAAACAGCTACGCAAACGTGCAAGCGGTAAAACTAAAACTTAACAAACCCCAAGCCCTCCCCAAAGCCCAAGCAACCGGCATTGAAATATATCGAGGACGAATAAATGAATAAAGCACTACCTACCCCCTCTAGCGATGCCCAGGCTTTAAGCCAGCAATTGACTGACAAAATTTGTCGCCATATTAACCGTCATGGCCAGCTTAGCTTTGCTGACTATATGCGCCTCGCGCTCTACACGCCTAACCTGGGGTACTATGCTAACGGTCTAGCCAAAATTGGCGCTCAAGGCGACTTTATTACGGCGCCTGAAATTTCACCGATCTTCTCCCGCTGCTTAGCGCGTCAAGCCCAACAGGTTTTGAGCCAGCTAACCCAGCCCAATTTGGTTGAGTTTGGTGCTGGGCGCGGCATCATGGCGCGCGATATATTACTAGAACTCCACGCG
The nucleotide sequence above comes from Thiomicrospira sp. R3. Encoded proteins:
- the tsaD gene encoding tRNA (adenosine(37)-N6)-threonylcarbamoyltransferase complex transferase subunit TsaD, yielding MNNSPQSTCVLAIESSCDESAVAIYDSHQGLLAHNLYSQVELHAEYGGVVPELASRDHIRKITPLIMQTLEQAKQPKINGIAYTAGPGLIGALLSGGAIARSLAFAWNIPAIGVHHMEGHLLAPMLEDKPPAFPFIALLVSGGHSMIIRVDGIGRYKLLGDTLDDAAGEAFDKTAKMMGLGYPGGPMVSKLALSGDETRYRFPRPMVDRPGLDMSFSGLKTFSLNTWKKAQAQGEDNDQTRADICRAFELAVADTLTIKCKRALDQEGLNRIVVSGGVSANREIRAKLDQLMAKRKGQAFYPRLEFCTDNAAMIAYAGAQRLMAGEQNDLNFAAKARWSLEDLSAIDSP
- the folB gene encoding dihydroneopterin aldolase, producing MNQDCIYIEGLRIDCKIGVHHWEKVQNQPIILDIKLYQSIHQAAQSDALNDTLDYFTLSQQLDELCQQTIYNLIETLAEKICQHILNSYANVQAVKLKLNKPQALPKAQATGIEIYRGRINE
- the rpsU gene encoding 30S ribosomal protein S21, translating into MPIVKVRDTEPFDVALRRFKRACEKAGVLTESRKREYYEKPTWAKKRMKAAAVKRLAKRLSRERRRLTSR
- the plsY gene encoding glycerol-3-phosphate 1-O-acyltransferase PlsY, whose translation is MSELLLQPGLVGLAYLLGSVSSAIIVCKLMGLGDPREAGSGNPGATNVLRIGGDKGKLAAGITLAGDMLKGVLPVLLAHALGFDAVWIVLVGLAAFLGHLYPVFFQFKGGKGVATMLGVLLALNLWAGLATVVTWLFVAKVLKISSLSALMATFLAPVFLYFITGELSWVIVTGLMTAVLFWRHRSNIGRLVRGEESFIKAKKP